A stretch of the Ananas comosus cultivar F153 linkage group 14, ASM154086v1, whole genome shotgun sequence genome encodes the following:
- the LOC109720584 gene encoding uncharacterized protein LOC109720584 isoform X1: MEGFLSQPRRGASRESAKKTKGERERERERSSSMEGSDRAPQRCPHCAGPLSKDTETSSWTVAPLIRDSFSMIGTAVGGTASAFYGFNHVMPVVRKWVKGPMWVHFLVGTPPVVVFSSACAGLAGGAVPALAQLVSSSYHAAISSSPSLARPPQHDDSSMHKTRSSSPL; the protein is encoded by the exons ATGGAGGGTTTTCTCTCTCAGCCCCGGAGAGGCGCTTCGAGAGAAAGCGCGAAGAAGacgaagggagagagagagagagagagagagagatcctcgTCCATGGAGGGCTCCGATCGCGCTCCGCAACGGTGCCCTCACTGCGCGGGGCCTCTCTCTAAGGACACG GAAACGAGCTCTTGGACCGTGGCGCCATTGATCCGAGACAGCTTCTCCATG ATCGGCACTGCTGTTGGCGGAACGGCAAGCGCATTTTATGGTTTTAACCATG TTATGCCTGTTGTCAGGAAGTGGGTGAAAGGGCCAATGTGGGTTCATTTCCTTGTTGGC ACACCACCTGTGGTTGTCTTCTCTTCAGCTTGTGCTGGATTGGCAG GAGGTGCTGTGCCGGCTCTTGCGCAGCTGGTCTCTTCCTCATATCACGCGGCAATCTCATCTTCACCCTCCTTGGCTCGCCCACCTCAACACGATGATAGCAGCATGCACAAAACGAGAAGCTCCTCCCCACTATAA
- the LOC109720584 gene encoding uncharacterized protein LOC109720584 isoform X2 — MEGSDRAPQRCPHCAGPLSKDTETSSWTVAPLIRDSFSMIGTAVGGTASAFYGFNHVMPVVRKWVKGPMWVHFLVGTPPVVVFSSACAGLAGGAVPALAQLVSSSYHAAISSSPSLARPPQHDDSSMHKTRSSSPL, encoded by the exons ATGGAGGGCTCCGATCGCGCTCCGCAACGGTGCCCTCACTGCGCGGGGCCTCTCTCTAAGGACACG GAAACGAGCTCTTGGACCGTGGCGCCATTGATCCGAGACAGCTTCTCCATG ATCGGCACTGCTGTTGGCGGAACGGCAAGCGCATTTTATGGTTTTAACCATG TTATGCCTGTTGTCAGGAAGTGGGTGAAAGGGCCAATGTGGGTTCATTTCCTTGTTGGC ACACCACCTGTGGTTGTCTTCTCTTCAGCTTGTGCTGGATTGGCAG GAGGTGCTGTGCCGGCTCTTGCGCAGCTGGTCTCTTCCTCATATCACGCGGCAATCTCATCTTCACCCTCCTTGGCTCGCCCACCTCAACACGATGATAGCAGCATGCACAAAACGAGAAGCTCCTCCCCACTATAA